DNA sequence from the Ornithorhynchus anatinus isolate Pmale09 chromosome X4, mOrnAna1.pri.v4, whole genome shotgun sequence genome:
AGCACGACGCCCGCGGGCACCACCGCCTCCTCCCGCTCGTCTTCCGCCTCGGCTTTGCGTTTGACCGCCGGGGTCTGCTGCTTGCCCTGTGGCCGGAAGAGGGGAATCCGATGACGGCAAGCAGAGCTCGCAGCCACTCGGCCCGCCTGGAGATCCCCCCCGGCAAAACCTTCCCGCAGGCCCGGGCTGCCAAGTCCCCAGTGCCAAGTGGGCGCCCCCGCGGGCCTGGGCTGTTGAGCCAGCAGAGTGGGGTCCCAGCATCGAGacgccctcctctttcccccgcgGCATCCTGCCACCCCAGCGACGAATGGGAGCGGGGGTGGACTCTCGGGGTCCCTAAGCGGGTAGTAGCCCCGACCTGGGAACTCCCAGGCGGGGATCCCAGCTGACCCCGCCGCCCGCAGAGGCTGGTGCCGGTCAAGACCCGTGGaacgggggaggggagcgggctcGGATCCCAAGGGAACCCAGCCCGTGCCCGGCTCAGCGGGGAGACCCGAATGACGGTCACGAGCGGGGAATGGGCAGGGCACGGGCCCTCCTCTCACCTGCAGTGGGACGGGCTGCACGTAGAAGGCGGCAGGCACCTGGGCGACGGCGGGCGGCGAGGAGGCGGCCGGGCCCTTCAGCACGTGCGCGGTCCCGGGCATGGGCACCACGTTGAcgctgggggccggggccccgtCGACCGGGGGCCCGGAGCCCtgagaggagggcggggagggtcctCCGGGCTGAACGGCCCCCGGCAGGCCCCGGGCGGGGGGCACGGCCAGCTGAGCCAGGCCCAGGGCCTGCGCCTGGGCCGTGCCCGGCGGGCGGCCGCCCAGCACCTGCACCGGGATGTGGGGCGGGGGCTGCTGGGCGGCTGCCGTCTtggccggcccggggggcgggggggccttaGACCCCCCCGGGGGCGTTGGCCTGGAGGCCCCGTCCGGGGGCTGGGCCTGCAGCATGGGCTGGACCACCAGGGTCTGGGccggctggggcgggggcggcggggccggctgcgggggcggcggcggcggcggctgcgccAGCTGCAGGTGGGTGGCCGTGTGCAGCAGCTGCGACTGGCGGTGCTGGAACTGCTGCTGGTGGTGGATGGCGATCTGCTGCTGGATCACCACCTGCTTCTGTTGCAGGtggatctgctgctgctgctggatcaGCGAGTGCGGCTGAATCTGCGTGTAGGTGGCTGCGGAGGCgtccgggaggcggggggcgggccgtgAGCCGCACTGGCCCGGAACCTCGGTCCCCACCAACTCCCTGGTCgccctgggcctcggcttcccgaaaccccccgcctccccgggagAGGCTCCGCAGGAGGCTCTGAGCTTCCCAGGGAGCGCGCCGCCTCCCCACTGGGCCCCGGGTAGGGTCACGGGCCCACCCCACGAGCCGGTACGGCAGAGTCCCGTCTCAACTCGGTCGGGGCCCACGGCTCCCCCCGCTCTCCGCCCTGCCTCCCAGGACAGCGTGAGGGCACGTGACCGGGACAGGTGAGGAAAAAAACCGGCGGGCAGGAGGCGAGGCAGCGGAGGAACCGAGGCTCCAGCGCCCTCTTTGCGGGCAAAAgcgtgggagggaggggctggggagcgcAGCGGGTCTCACCTGAGCTGATGAGGGTCTGCCCGGGAGCGGGGGCGGAGGTGCGGGTCAGGTTCATGCCGACGTTCTggggcccgcccccctccgcctccgccttCTTGGTGGCCGCGCTCTCGGCCTCCGTCTGGCTGCCCTGGCTGACGGTCACCGCCTGGGCCGCGGGGAGCGGCTGCACCACGCCCGTGCCCTTCCGCGGGCAGCTTCCGCCCAGGCCCCCGGGCCCCAGCGGGCCCGGGACCCCgctccccccggcgccccccggccctccgggtCCCCCGCTTCCTCCGGCCTGGCTGAGGTTGAGCGACTGGCCGGCTCCCCCGGAGGTGGCGTGGGCCACGGCCAGAGCCTGGCTGGAGGCCTGGGCCAGCCCCGAGACCGGGGGGACGCCGGTGGGAGGGGGCTTTTGGGTGGGGCCGGACATGGGGGCGCTGGGGGCCGAGGCCTGCTGGGTCCGGACCGCTAGGTTCtgtacctgcaaggcaaaggggcgGACGGTTCTTCTCAGCAGACGGTCGGGACGGGCGACAGAACGGGCGGACGGGCTGGAGagcgagggaggggtggggggatggagacgTGGAGGGGTGCAGGAAGGGGCATCTCgacaccccctccgcccccggcttGGCTCCCCACTGCTACGGGACCGTAGCGTTGACCGGACCTTAGGGGACCCCCTCCGGCCCGACCCCCCGGGCCCCAGCTTTCAGGGGATGGGAGGTACGGGGGTTCGGGCCAAAGCCAGGGCATCTTCCAGGTCGGCCACCCCGTCAGCCCTTTGGCGCACGGGCGTCGGTCGGTTGGCTGGCGAGTTACGCAACGTCCAgcgacatttactgagtgtctgctgGGGGCGGGGCATTTTACCGGGCTCCTCCCTGCTGGACTCAAGAGGGCATACGAGGGATGAGGTGGTTGgttcctaccctcgaggagcttctgtCTGTGGGATGCGATTCTCCGCTACCCGGAGTTGGCGTGGAATCTGTATccagcgcccccgccccccacacccgatcccctgcccgccccccgtgGCGCAGAGCATACTGTAAGGCTGCCCatcaggccgggggagggaggggaggggacagtggtCACTGGCCTGGTCCGTGTCAGCATGGACCCCAGGAGACGGGGCCGGAGGCACCTCCTGCTGGACGGCGGCCACGGCCCCGTTGGGCATCAGGATGAGCTGGGAGGCCAGAGGGACGTTCCGGCCCAGGGTCCGGTTCACCTGCAGCAGGCTCCCCAGCTGAGGCTGGcccggggggtggcggggcgggaacggaggggagtggaggggacggggcagggtAGGATGGGGAATCAGAGATAACAAACCAGTCACGTCAGGGGCACCGGAACGGCAGCAGCCGGGGAGGGGTGAGAGGAcagggggcggaggccggggacagcggaggccggggggcagcgggggctggGAGCCGCGATCGCTTCCACCGGAGCCCTTCCCGGGAGACCAGAGACGCGTGGGTCGGAGCAGTGAGGACGCGGTCCGAGCGGGGAGGGGCAcggtcgggggcggggcgggagccgcGTAGCAAACGGTGGGGGAGGCGGCCGGCTGTGAGCGCTGCGGGCGGATGAGGACCAGGGGAACCCAGAGGTCCCCAACCCGGGGGGGCCGCCTCCCGCCAACTGGAAGCGTGGGCTCCGGCGGCCCTGGTGGCTCGGCCCCGGGCCGGGAAGTAAATTGGCACCCGCCCACTCGGTAACCACCCCAAAAGGAACCGGCGCACAGTGGGCGCCGGGGCGGCCCGTCCGGCTCACACTCGCCCCCCGTTATGggtcgggcgggggccggggagggtcggggggcagggTGGCCGGATTCCAGGCTTACCCGTAGGTACATCTGGGCCTGGGTCTGGTTGAGGGGGGGCGAGGACGGGTTTCCCAACAGCACGGACTGGGTCAGGGTGGTGGCACTGGGAGAGCTGACGCTCTGGGATCGGCTGATGAGCTGGGCGGCCGACGTGGTGGCCAGATTGATCTGTGCCAGGCAGAAAGACCAAGGCCCAGATAGCTCAGGACCCCCATCCTGACCCCAAGGACCCCCCGGGGCGGTTGGacgtggcgggggcggggctggcCAGGGACGGGGCAGAAAAGGGGATGGGGACAGGACAGAAATGCAGGCGGAGATGGGGCTGGccaagggcagggctgggggcagaACTGGCCAGGGGAGGGCAATCATTTCTGTCCGTGAGCTCCGACCCCAGCGTGGGCTAGGAACCACCACGGATCCTCGGGGCTCAGAGCATGGCTTCCCTGGCAGCTGGCCCAGGGCTGGCTCACCCATCCACTCCACCCAGGCTCCGGCCTCCTCCCATTTCTGGGACCACCCCACCCCTTGCGGGCCCTGTGTCTTCCCCCCTGAAGGTGAACCGGGGAGCCCCTGCCGCTCCCCCCCGAACCGCCCCcttgggccccccgcccccggggtctcTGGCTGGGCTCTCCCAAGGACCAGCAGACTGGCCGGTACTCACCGAGGCCTGCGTGGTGGGGGTCtgctggggagggttgggggagctgGCTTGCCGGCTGGCAGCGATCGTGGCCtacggggaggggcagagggtggggaagagatgcTCAGTGGACTGACCCAGTCCCCCCCATTACGTTCGGTCCATGGTGGGAGGCAAGTGGCTAGATTTTGAGGTGAGGAGcacagctctttccctctctctgagcCCTTCTCTCAGGCTCCGAGAGCTCCTTCTCCCCCAGGACGGCCAAGGGGTGAGCACACCTCTCCCCATTtagcaggtggggaaactgaggctctgcagAAGAGTGCCTCCTTCAGTCAACAGGTGAGTCGCTGATAGGAACAGACCCCGaccccctgccccgcctccccatccctgcccacccacaGGCCCTGAGAGctgggcctcttgggggaggggtCCGCCATCCCCTCCCTCAGGGGCCAGCTGGATgtatctctttctctcacacaccaacacacacacacacacaaaaatctctgtctctgtctctcacctgtTGGACAGCAGCCAGGCTGTGGAGCTGGGCATTGCTGAGCTGCTGCTGCAGCATGAACTGGTGGAAGTACTGGGCTGCATTGGGCTGCCGCTGCAGGGCTTGAAGGGCCTGGGGACAAAGGTCACTTGGAGTGTCTCACAGGGACCCTCTACTCAATGTCCCCCACCCGGAAGCCCCCACACTATGCCCCCCGGCCCTGTGCCCCGTGGCCCCCACCCGGAGCCTCCCACCCCCGGCTGGGCCAGGAGTTCTGGCGAAGTccgaagggagggggcagggaggacggATCAGAGACTAGTACCGCTGGGTTGGGGTGAGGAATGGTGTGTcaggaccaggggaaaaggtggggggccGGGACTGAAAACGGGACGGTGGGATGGTCCCGGTGAAAGGGTGAGGAATGAGGGGGAATCACGGATGCGGGGGAACGCCTAGATGACAGGAGAGCACTGGGGGACACCATGGATGGGG
Encoded proteins:
- the PHC1 gene encoding polyhomeotic-like protein 1, with translation METESEPNSSPTPGASGSGGSSRPQIAQMSLYERQAVQALQALQRQPNAAQYFHQFMLQQQLSNAQLHSLAAVQQATIAASRQASSPNPPQQTPTTQASINLATTSAAQLISRSQSVSSPSATTLTQSVLLGNPSSPPLNQTQAQMYLRPQLGSLLQVNRTLGRNVPLASQLILMPNGAVAAVQQEVPPAPSPGVHADTDQVQNLAVRTQQASAPSAPMSGPTQKPPPTGVPPVSGLAQASSQALAVAHATSGGAGQSLNLSQAGGSGGPGGPGGAGGSGVPGPLGPGGLGGSCPRKGTGVVQPLPAAQAVTVSQGSQTEAESAATKKAEAEGGGPQNVGMNLTRTSAPAPGQTLISSATYTQIQPHSLIQQQQQIHLQQKQVVIQQQIAIHHQQQFQHRQSQLLHTATHLQLAQPPPPPPPQPAPPPPPQPAQTLVVQPMLQAQPPDGASRPTPPGGSKAPPPPGPAKTAAAQQPPPHIPVQVLGGRPPGTAQAQALGLAQLAVPPARGLPGAVQPGGPSPPSSQGSGPPVDGAPAPSVNVVPMPGTAHVLKGPAASSPPAVAQVPAAFYVQPVPLQGKQQTPAVKRKAEAEDEREEAVVPAGVVLPSKVSPVAQSPLAVEEKGSFPEKAEPGAVAAPSHGDLPAPPPAPLPAAPPALAMVLRQPGDSKPPQAIVKPQILTHIIEGFVIQEGAEPFPVSCSQLLKETEKPLQGDVSSAADESQSGGPLAGEDLTPELEKKAADLLQCEYCGNYAPADQFRGSKRFCSMTCAKRYNVSCSHQFRLKRKKMKEFQEAGYARVRRRGPRRGSSDLARAKIQGKRHRGQEDSSRGSDNSSYDEALSPTSPGPLSARTGHGERDLGGAGTAPPTPELHGINPVFLSSNPSRWGVEEVFAFIASLQGCQEIAEEFRSQEIDGQALLLLKEEHLMSAMNIKLGPALKICAKINVLKET